The Corynebacterium qintianiae genome has a window encoding:
- the uvrC gene encoding excinuclease ABC subunit UvrC, with protein MANPETYRPAAGTIPTEPGVYKFRDSSGRVVYVGKAKNLRARLNNYFQPPAQLHPRTRQMVFTAASVEWTVVASEVEALQLEYTWIKRFDPWFNVMYRDDKTYPMLAVSVGERYPRAFFYRGPRRKGVRYFGPYSHAWAVRETLDLLTRVFPIRTCSNGVFNRHEALGRPCLLGYIDKCSAPCVGRVSEEEYDATVRGFVAFMSGRTEHVVRELTQRMNAAAAELEFERAARLRDDLDAVNKVMERQTVVLSVGTDADVIAFDTDELEAAVQIFNVRDGRIRAQRGWVVEKTGDEPGSLERLEEGRKDPALPALMRDFLVQYYSDAVDRVKEEQAEDARLRASKVRRRGVDQESHTAAAPPMPVPREVLVDTIPEEADEVTLLLAELRGGPVDIRVPRRGDKASLMQTVNRNAVEALHQHKLKRVGDLTARSQALQDIQDALGMEEAPLRMECTDISHIQGTDVVASLVVFEDGLPKKNDYRRYRIKEAAGDGRSDDVGSIAEVTRRRFKRYNEDKLANPDEEASAMMFADEAAEVETTGNKRFAYPPQLFIVDGGKPQVNAAQAVFDELGVVDVKLIGLAKRLEEIWVPDDDEPVILPRNSEGMYLLQQIRDEAHRFAINYHRQQRSKRMRASALDGVPGLGPARRTDLVKHFGSVKKITEASLEEIQQVKGVGPKLAETIYQHLHRG; from the coding sequence GTGGCAAATCCCGAAACCTACCGCCCCGCGGCGGGCACCATCCCGACGGAACCGGGGGTGTACAAGTTCCGCGACTCGTCCGGACGCGTCGTCTACGTGGGCAAGGCCAAGAACCTGCGGGCGCGTCTGAACAATTACTTCCAACCACCCGCTCAGCTGCACCCGCGCACGCGCCAGATGGTGTTCACCGCGGCGTCCGTCGAGTGGACCGTCGTAGCCAGCGAGGTCGAGGCGCTCCAGCTCGAATACACGTGGATCAAGCGCTTCGACCCGTGGTTCAACGTCATGTACCGCGACGACAAGACATACCCCATGCTGGCCGTCAGCGTGGGGGAGCGCTACCCGCGCGCGTTCTTCTACCGTGGCCCGCGGCGCAAGGGTGTGCGTTACTTCGGCCCGTATTCGCACGCCTGGGCAGTGCGCGAGACGCTCGACCTGCTTACGCGGGTGTTTCCGATCCGGACGTGTTCCAACGGTGTGTTCAACCGCCACGAGGCCCTCGGTCGGCCGTGCCTGCTCGGTTACATCGACAAGTGTTCGGCGCCGTGCGTCGGCCGCGTCAGCGAGGAGGAGTACGACGCCACAGTCCGCGGTTTTGTAGCGTTCATGTCGGGGCGGACGGAGCACGTCGTCCGGGAGCTCACTCAGCGAATGAACGCCGCCGCGGCCGAGCTCGAGTTTGAGAGAGCCGCCAGGCTTCGCGACGACCTCGACGCCGTAAACAAGGTCATGGAACGGCAGACCGTCGTGCTTTCCGTCGGGACGGACGCCGACGTCATCGCCTTCGACACTGACGAGCTGGAGGCCGCCGTACAGATCTTCAACGTCCGGGACGGCCGCATCCGCGCCCAGCGTGGATGGGTGGTGGAGAAGACCGGCGACGAGCCGGGCAGCCTGGAGCGCCTCGAGGAGGGTCGAAAGGATCCGGCACTGCCCGCCCTCATGCGGGACTTTCTGGTGCAGTACTACTCGGACGCCGTGGACCGGGTGAAGGAGGAGCAGGCGGAGGATGCCCGGTTGCGTGCGTCCAAGGTGCGCCGCCGCGGTGTTGACCAGGAGTCCCACACAGCGGCTGCCCCGCCCATGCCGGTACCGCGCGAGGTTCTCGTGGACACCATTCCGGAAGAGGCGGACGAGGTGACCCTGCTGCTCGCCGAGCTGCGCGGCGGCCCCGTCGATATCCGGGTTCCCCGGCGCGGGGATAAGGCGTCGCTGATGCAGACCGTGAACCGCAACGCGGTGGAGGCGCTGCACCAGCACAAACTCAAGCGGGTAGGCGACCTCACTGCCCGTTCGCAGGCGCTGCAGGACATTCAGGACGCCCTCGGGATGGAGGAGGCGCCCCTGCGCATGGAGTGCACGGACATCTCCCACATCCAGGGGACCGACGTGGTCGCCTCGCTCGTGGTGTTCGAGGACGGCCTACCCAAGAAGAATGACTACCGCCGCTACCGGATCAAGGAAGCCGCGGGCGACGGGCGCTCCGACGACGTCGGCTCCATCGCCGAAGTCACCCGCCGCCGGTTCAAGCGCTACAACGAGGACAAGCTGGCAAATCCCGACGAGGAGGCGTCAGCGATGATGTTCGCGGACGAGGCCGCGGAGGTGGAGACGACCGGCAACAAGCGCTTCGCCTACCCACCGCAACTGTTTATAGTCGACGGTGGAAAGCCCCAGGTCAACGCGGCCCAGGCGGTTTTCGACGAGCTGGGCGTCGTCGACGTGAAGCTCATCGGGCTGGCCAAGCGCCTGGAGGAGATCTGGGTGCCGGACGATGACGAGCCGGTCATCCTGCCCCGCAACTCGGAGGGCATGTACCTGCTCCAGCAAATCCGCGACGAGGCGCACCGGTTCGCCATCAACTACCACCGACAGCAGCGCTCGAAGCGCATGCGCGCCTCCGCCCTCGACGGGGTGCCCGGGTTGGGCCCGGCGCGTAGAACTGACCTGGTCAAGCACTTCGGCAGCGTCAAGAAGATCACCGAGGCGAGCCTGGAAGAAATCCAGCAGGTCAAAGGCGTGGGACCGAAGCTTGCGGAAACGATTTACCAGCACCTCCACCGCGGTTAG
- a CDS encoding PH domain-containing protein, whose translation MAAQGEDGGAVEANNTRSTGETRKLSDEELMRLYAADPHAATSTSPWELEITSPFLKKIAAGWVILVMAVHIFMAAVLDVEFTGMTFTAVDKFAFPGVGVIISIVSWVCLTRPRVRANRDGVEVRNIIGTRFYPWLVIYGLTFPKSSRMARLELPEFEYVPLWAIQSGDGPRAVQAVDKFRALEAKYMPEA comes from the coding sequence CTGGCCGCGCAGGGAGAGGACGGTGGCGCTGTGGAGGCGAACAACACCCGTAGCACGGGTGAGACCCGGAAGCTGAGCGACGAGGAACTTATGCGCCTCTACGCCGCCGACCCGCACGCCGCGACGTCGACAAGCCCGTGGGAGCTGGAGATCACCTCACCCTTCCTCAAGAAAATAGCCGCCGGGTGGGTGATTCTCGTCATGGCCGTGCACATCTTCATGGCGGCGGTGCTCGACGTCGAGTTCACTGGCATGACCTTCACCGCGGTCGACAAGTTCGCCTTTCCCGGCGTCGGTGTAATCATCTCTATCGTCTCCTGGGTCTGCCTCACCCGGCCGCGGGTACGAGCGAACAGGGACGGCGTGGAGGTGCGCAACATCATCGGCACGCGCTTCTACCCCTGGCTGGTCATTTACGGGCTGACGTTTCCGAAGTCTTCGCGAATGGCCCGCCTCGAGCTGCCCGAGTTCGAGTACGTGCCCCTGTGGGCTATCCAGTCGGGCGACGGCCCGCGCGCTGTCCAGGCCGTCGATAAGTTCCGTGCCCTCGAGGCGAAGTACATGCCGGAGGCCTAG
- the ribH gene encoding 6,7-dimethyl-8-ribityllumazine synthase, whose protein sequence is MAHQGTPDLPKLNAEGMTLAIVSTRWNEKIVSQLHSRAVDTARGLGAKAEEYWVDGALELPVVVQACAKRYDAVVALGCVIRGETAHFTYVCESVTAGLTRIALDEETPVGNGVLTVDDEDQALERAGGEDSKEDKGAGAVYAALGAAAELAKVRAVAEKR, encoded by the coding sequence ATGGCACACCAGGGAACACCCGATCTGCCGAAGCTAAACGCCGAGGGCATGACTTTGGCGATTGTGTCCACCCGTTGGAACGAGAAAATCGTCTCCCAGCTGCATTCCCGAGCGGTGGACACCGCCCGTGGCCTCGGCGCGAAAGCGGAGGAGTACTGGGTTGACGGAGCCCTCGAACTTCCGGTCGTAGTCCAGGCGTGCGCCAAGCGCTACGACGCCGTCGTGGCACTCGGCTGCGTCATTCGCGGTGAGACGGCGCACTTCACCTACGTGTGCGAGTCCGTCACCGCAGGCCTGACCCGCATTGCCCTCGACGAGGAGACCCCGGTCGGCAACGGTGTGCTGACCGTGGACGACGAAGACCAGGCGCTGGAGCGTGCCGGCGGGGAGGACTCCAAGGAGGACAAGGGCGCGGGCGCCGTCTACGCCGCCCTCGGCGCCGCCGCTGAGCTGGCCAAGGTCCGTGCCGTGGCGGAGAAGCGGTAG
- a CDS encoding bifunctional 3,4-dihydroxy-2-butanone-4-phosphate synthase/GTP cyclohydrolase II, whose protein sequence is MSERISLDSVEDAIAAIARGEAVVVVDNEDRENEGDLIFAAELATPELVAFMVRHTSGYVCVALENEHADRLNLPPMVARNEDARATAYTVTVDAATGTTGISARSRCETITRLADPARGPEDFTRPGHIVPLRARAGGVLVRDGHTEATVDLARLAGLRPAGALCEIVSAEDPTDMARGPELRRFADEHGLAMISIEQLIDYRRHRERFVTRRTQTRLPTEFGEFTAYGYRNDVDATEHVALVVGDVADQKDVLVRVHSECLTGDVFASRRCDCGPQLHESMRRVQEAGRGVIVYVRGHEGRGIGLAAKLEAYRLQDAGLDTVDANLEQGLPVDAREYSVAGQILADLGLESIQILSNNPDKVEALHGYGPAVAGRTRIEIVPSHDNIRYLRTKRERLGHDLPLAEGWVASWDDMTGGR, encoded by the coding sequence ATGAGTGAGCGGATTTCCCTGGATAGCGTCGAGGACGCGATCGCCGCGATCGCGCGCGGTGAGGCCGTGGTCGTCGTCGACAACGAGGACAGGGAGAACGAGGGCGACCTCATCTTCGCCGCCGAGCTGGCGACACCGGAGCTCGTCGCGTTCATGGTCCGCCACACGTCCGGTTACGTCTGCGTCGCTCTCGAGAACGAGCATGCCGACAGGCTCAACCTCCCGCCGATGGTCGCGCGTAACGAGGATGCCCGGGCGACCGCCTACACCGTCACCGTCGACGCGGCAACGGGCACAACAGGCATCTCCGCACGCTCCCGCTGCGAGACCATCACACGTCTCGCCGATCCCGCGCGCGGGCCGGAAGACTTCACCCGCCCGGGCCATATCGTGCCGCTGCGCGCCCGCGCCGGCGGAGTGCTCGTGCGCGACGGGCACACGGAAGCCACCGTAGATCTCGCGCGTCTGGCCGGGCTCCGGCCAGCGGGTGCCCTGTGTGAAATCGTCTCCGCCGAGGATCCCACCGACATGGCGCGCGGCCCGGAGCTGCGCCGCTTCGCCGACGAGCACGGGCTCGCAATGATCTCGATTGAACAGCTCATCGACTACCGGCGCCACCGCGAGCGCTTCGTCACCCGCCGGACACAGACGCGCTTGCCGACCGAGTTCGGCGAGTTCACCGCCTACGGGTATCGCAACGACGTCGATGCCACCGAGCACGTCGCCCTCGTTGTCGGTGACGTCGCCGATCAGAAAGATGTGCTCGTCCGCGTTCACTCCGAATGCCTCACCGGCGACGTCTTCGCGTCGCGACGCTGCGACTGCGGCCCGCAACTTCACGAATCCATGCGCCGCGTCCAGGAGGCCGGCCGCGGTGTCATCGTCTACGTGCGGGGCCACGAGGGCCGCGGCATCGGACTCGCGGCCAAGCTCGAGGCTTACCGCCTGCAGGACGCGGGACTGGACACGGTTGACGCGAACCTGGAGCAGGGCCTGCCGGTCGACGCCCGCGAGTACTCCGTCGCCGGCCAGATCCTCGCCGACCTCGGCCTCGAATCAATCCAGATCCTGTCCAACAACCCCGACAAGGTCGAGGCGCTCCACGGCTACGGGCCGGCCGTCGCCGGCCGCACTAGGATCGAGATCGTTCCGTCCCACGACAACATCCGGTACCTCCGCACCAAACGCGAGCGTCTCGGCCACGACCTGCCACTGGCGGAAGGCTGGGTCGCGAGCTGGGACGACATGACCGGCGGCCGGTAG
- a CDS encoding riboflavin synthase: MFTGLVEEVGEVVGLERLGDAVRIAVRAPRVTRDAAHGDSVAVDGVCLTVVDIVDGVFTADVMQETLSRSRLGGYAEGSRVNLERALAAGQRMGGHIVQGHVDGVASVVSRTPSEHWEVVRFTLPSGLARYVVEKGSITVNGTSLTVSAVGEDDFEVSLIPTTLADTTAGALGIGDDVNIEVDIVAKYVEKMVGGYH, encoded by the coding sequence GTGTTTACAGGCCTAGTGGAAGAAGTCGGTGAGGTCGTCGGGTTAGAACGGCTGGGTGATGCCGTACGCATCGCGGTGCGTGCACCGCGCGTGACTCGGGACGCCGCGCACGGGGACTCCGTCGCTGTCGACGGCGTGTGCCTGACTGTGGTGGACATTGTCGACGGCGTGTTCACCGCCGACGTGATGCAGGAGACCCTCAGCCGCTCCCGCCTGGGCGGTTACGCCGAGGGCTCGCGCGTCAACCTCGAGCGCGCGCTTGCCGCCGGGCAGCGCATGGGCGGGCACATCGTCCAGGGGCATGTAGACGGCGTGGCCAGCGTCGTGTCCCGCACCCCGTCGGAACACTGGGAGGTAGTGCGGTTCACACTGCCCTCCGGGCTGGCCCGCTACGTCGTAGAGAAGGGCTCGATCACGGTTAACGGGACGTCCTTGACCGTCTCGGCCGTCGGGGAGGATGACTTCGAGGTCTCGCTGATTCCCACCACGCTCGCGGACACCACCGCCGGCGCCCTAGGGATCGGAGACGACGTCAACATCGAGGTCGACATCGTGGCCAAGTACGTAGAGAAGATGGTGGGGGGCTACCATTAG
- the ribD gene encoding bifunctional diaminohydroxyphosphoribosylaminopyrimidine deaminase/5-amino-6-(5-phosphoribosylamino)uracil reductase RibD — translation MIPLEYSAAVDAGEAVRGTTSPNPPVGCALFDAGWEVIATGGTSPAGGSHAEVNALDAAGERARGATAVVTLEPCNHTGRTGPCAQALADAGVATVIYLTADPNPVASGGADYLREGGVDVRYEPHRVDALQPWLSSVRHGRVSVTAKFAASVDGFTAAPDGTSQWITGPTAREHVHEDRAKRDAIIVGTGTALADDPSLTARWPDGTLRENQPRRVVVGKRKVPDGNLARLGFEQYATPEEALRALWETGARDVLVEGGASLTTSFLALGVVDRVQAYATPLLLGGGRGVLAGALAQSLPGAPRFELTGVSVLGNDVLMEMERTCLQA, via the coding sequence TTGATCCCCCTCGAGTACTCCGCGGCCGTGGACGCCGGCGAAGCGGTGCGCGGCACGACCTCCCCGAATCCGCCGGTCGGCTGCGCACTCTTCGACGCGGGGTGGGAGGTTATCGCGACCGGCGGCACGTCCCCCGCGGGCGGGTCGCACGCCGAGGTCAACGCGCTGGACGCCGCCGGTGAGCGGGCCCGTGGCGCGACGGCAGTGGTCACGCTCGAGCCGTGCAACCACACCGGGCGCACGGGGCCGTGCGCGCAAGCGCTTGCCGACGCCGGCGTGGCCACTGTTATCTACCTCACCGCCGACCCCAACCCGGTTGCCTCCGGCGGCGCCGACTACCTGCGTGAGGGTGGCGTCGACGTCCGCTACGAGCCCCACCGAGTCGACGCGCTGCAGCCGTGGCTCAGCTCTGTGCGGCACGGCCGGGTCTCGGTCACGGCGAAGTTCGCCGCCAGCGTCGACGGCTTCACCGCGGCACCCGACGGCACCAGCCAGTGGATCACCGGTCCGACCGCACGGGAGCACGTCCACGAGGACCGCGCCAAGCGCGACGCCATCATCGTCGGCACCGGAACAGCTCTGGCGGACGACCCTTCGCTGACAGCGCGCTGGCCTGACGGGACGCTGCGGGAGAACCAGCCGCGTCGGGTGGTCGTCGGCAAGCGGAAGGTGCCGGATGGAAACTTGGCGCGCCTCGGATTCGAGCAGTACGCGACGCCGGAAGAGGCGCTCCGAGCGCTGTGGGAAACGGGGGCGCGCGACGTGCTCGTCGAAGGGGGCGCGAGCTTGACGACGAGCTTTCTCGCGCTCGGGGTGGTCGACCGCGTCCAGGCATACGCGACACCGCTACTCCTCGGCGGCGGGCGAGGGGTGCTTGCGGGGGCCCTGGCGCAGTCCCTGCCGGGCGCGCCGAGATTTGAGCTCACGGGGGTGTCCGTTCTGGGCAACGACGTACTGATGGAAATGGAGAGAACGTGTTTACAGGCCTAG
- the rpe gene encoding ribulose-phosphate 3-epimerase → MIYIAPSILAADYAALGSDVRKVANADLIHVDIMDGHFVPNLSFGPDVTKAVNNVTEQFLDMHLMIEQPEKWFETYVGAGGDRLVFHVEATSDHVGAARQAHDLGVQAGFAVKPGTSIEPYLDDLELFEEVMIMSVEPGFGGQKFMPEVLDKVRVLRDRIAEAGLGTIIAIDGGIAETTIAHAAAAGVESFVAGSAVFGKDDPAAAVENLRLLAEQAR, encoded by the coding sequence ATGATCTACATCGCTCCCTCCATCCTCGCCGCCGACTACGCGGCGCTGGGCAGCGACGTGCGCAAGGTGGCCAACGCCGACCTCATCCACGTCGACATCATGGACGGCCACTTCGTGCCCAACCTGTCGTTCGGGCCGGACGTGACCAAGGCCGTCAACAATGTGACCGAACAATTCTTAGACATGCACCTGATGATCGAACAGCCGGAGAAGTGGTTTGAGACGTACGTGGGAGCCGGCGGTGACCGCCTCGTGTTCCACGTCGAGGCCACCAGCGACCACGTCGGGGCGGCGCGACAGGCCCACGACTTGGGCGTACAGGCCGGTTTCGCCGTCAAGCCGGGTACCTCCATCGAGCCCTACCTTGACGACCTCGAGCTGTTCGAAGAAGTGATGATCATGAGCGTCGAGCCGGGTTTCGGCGGCCAGAAGTTTATGCCCGAGGTGCTGGACAAGGTCCGTGTGCTGCGTGACCGCATCGCCGAGGCCGGGCTGGGCACCATCATCGCCATCGACGGCGGAATCGCCGAGACCACCATCGCCCATGCCGCCGCGGCCGGGGTGGAGTCCTTCGTGGCGGGATCGGCCGTCTTCGGCAAGGATGACCCGGCGGCGGCGGTGGAGAACCTGCGGCTTCTCGCCGAGCAGGCGCGTTGA
- a CDS encoding RsmB/NOP family class I SAM-dependent RNA methyltransferase, with the protein MSGGFRSRAAGRRAEPQNTPAGVKNRGAGRASASKPARIGDGAREAAFDVVRRVEADDAFANLVLPKLLRERKVTGRDAAFATELAYGTLRTQGVLDAVIAECSSRALGEIAPEVLAALRLGAYQLMYTRVDAHAAVDTSVRLVEAAGTVKAKGFVNAILRSIARKPADQWMQSLAPHDPVAAIAFRTAHPEWIARSFQQVLGPNELEEALAADSERPVVHLVARPGEISAAELAAVTGGDEGTYSPYAVYLPEGDPGKLEPVRDGLAGVQDEGSQLIARAAAEVPVDDDGGRWLDLCAGPGGKAALLGSLAGIEGARVDAVEVSEHRAELIRKSVGGLPVTVTVADGRDPGLEPGYDRVLVDAPCSGLGALRRRPEARWKKSEDEISQLAVLQRELLESAVHLAKPGGVVVYSTCSPDLRETRSVVDGVLAAGDVEELDASEFVPGMENTGSEKSVQMWPHRHGTDAMFLAVLRKK; encoded by the coding sequence ATGAGCGGAGGGTTTAGATCACGCGCGGCGGGACGCCGGGCAGAGCCGCAGAACACGCCTGCTGGCGTGAAGAACCGGGGCGCTGGGCGAGCGTCGGCAAGCAAGCCCGCCCGCATTGGCGACGGCGCGCGCGAGGCTGCCTTCGACGTCGTGCGCCGCGTGGAGGCGGATGACGCGTTCGCCAACCTGGTGCTGCCGAAACTTTTGCGCGAGCGCAAGGTCACCGGCCGAGACGCCGCCTTCGCAACGGAGTTGGCCTACGGCACTCTGCGTACCCAGGGTGTGCTCGACGCCGTCATCGCGGAATGCTCCTCGCGCGCACTGGGTGAGATCGCCCCCGAAGTACTCGCGGCGCTCAGGCTGGGCGCATACCAGCTGATGTACACGCGCGTGGACGCCCACGCGGCGGTGGATACTTCGGTTCGCCTCGTGGAGGCGGCTGGCACCGTGAAGGCGAAGGGCTTCGTCAACGCAATCCTGCGCAGTATCGCCCGCAAACCGGCCGATCAGTGGATGCAGTCTCTGGCGCCCCACGACCCTGTCGCGGCCATAGCGTTCCGCACCGCCCACCCCGAGTGGATTGCGCGCTCGTTCCAGCAGGTGCTCGGCCCCAATGAACTCGAGGAGGCGCTCGCCGCCGACTCCGAGCGCCCGGTCGTCCACCTCGTGGCGCGGCCCGGTGAAATCTCGGCCGCGGAGCTCGCCGCCGTCACGGGCGGCGACGAGGGAACGTACTCTCCCTACGCCGTCTACCTGCCGGAGGGTGACCCGGGCAAGCTTGAACCGGTGCGAGACGGGCTCGCCGGCGTCCAAGACGAGGGCTCCCAGCTCATCGCCCGCGCCGCCGCCGAAGTGCCGGTGGACGACGACGGCGGCCGCTGGCTCGACCTCTGCGCGGGCCCGGGCGGCAAGGCCGCGCTCCTCGGTTCGCTCGCTGGCATTGAGGGCGCGCGTGTGGACGCAGTCGAGGTCAGCGAGCACCGCGCCGAGCTCATCCGCAAGTCGGTCGGGGGCCTGCCTGTGACGGTCACCGTGGCGGACGGCCGCGACCCCGGCCTCGAGCCAGGCTACGACCGCGTGCTTGTCGACGCCCCCTGCTCCGGCCTCGGCGCCCTGCGCCGCCGCCCCGAAGCCCGGTGGAAAAAGTCGGAAGACGAGATCTCCCAGCTCGCGGTGCTACAACGCGAGCTGCTGGAGTCGGCGGTCCACCTGGCCAAGCCCGGCGGTGTCGTGGTGTATTCGACCTGCTCGCCGGATCTGCGTGAAACCCGCAGCGTCGTGGACGGGGTCCTCGCTGCCGGGGATGTCGAGGAACTTGACGCGAGCGAGTTCGTGCCGGGCATGGAGAACACGGGCAGCGAAAAGAGCGTGCAGATGTGGCCGCACCGCCACGGTACCGACGCGATGTTCCTTGCGGTACTGCGGAAAAAGTAG
- the fmt gene encoding methionyl-tRNA formyltransferase, producing the protein MRLVFAGTPEPAVVALNKLIASEHEVAAVLTRPDARKGRGRTLHPSPVRQLAQQHGIEVLTPDSLKGNEEIRRVLREIGPDAIPVVAYGNLVPEDMLGIAAHGWVNLHFSLLPRWRGAAPVQSAIKSGDTDTGATTFRIDKGLDTGDILGHIHEPIHPTDTADDLLTRLAHSGADLLVETMTGLERGTVTAVKQPEEGTYAPKISSGDARVDWGADAEFIERAIRAHTPGPGAWTSLGPERVKLGPVEITGGGSLAPGQVSASKDEVLVGTATADVRLTRIQPPGKKMMSAADWARGLKETEGIVFS; encoded by the coding sequence ATGCGACTCGTTTTCGCCGGGACACCCGAGCCCGCCGTCGTCGCCCTGAACAAACTCATTGCGTCTGAGCACGAGGTGGCCGCCGTCCTCACCCGCCCCGACGCACGCAAGGGACGCGGGCGGACCTTGCACCCCTCTCCCGTCAGGCAGCTTGCTCAACAGCACGGCATTGAGGTGCTCACGCCGGACTCCCTCAAAGGCAACGAAGAGATCCGGCGGGTGCTGCGCGAGATTGGTCCCGACGCGATCCCGGTTGTCGCCTACGGCAACCTCGTCCCCGAGGACATGCTCGGGATCGCCGCGCACGGTTGGGTGAACCTCCACTTCTCGCTGCTCCCGCGCTGGCGCGGGGCCGCGCCGGTGCAGTCCGCCATAAAAAGCGGTGACACGGACACAGGCGCGACGACCTTCCGCATTGACAAGGGTCTGGATACTGGTGACATCCTGGGCCACATCCACGAGCCGATCCACCCCACCGACACCGCAGACGACCTGTTGACCCGCCTCGCCCACTCCGGTGCAGACCTGCTCGTGGAAACAATGACCGGCTTGGAGCGGGGCACGGTTACGGCTGTGAAGCAGCCCGAGGAGGGCACGTACGCGCCGAAAATTTCGAGCGGCGACGCCCGAGTCGACTGGGGCGCGGACGCAGAATTCATCGAGCGTGCAATCCGCGCTCACACACCGGGCCCCGGCGCGTGGACCAGTCTCGGTCCCGAGCGCGTCAAACTCGGCCCGGTGGAGATCACTGGGGGAGGCAGCCTAGCCCCGGGTCAGGTCTCCGCCTCCAAGGATGAGGTGCTCGTGGGCACCGCCACAGCGGATGTCCGGCTCACCCGCATCCAGCCGCCCGGCAAGAAGATGATGTCCGCCGCCGACTGGGCGCGCGGGCTCAAGGAGACGGAAGGGATCGTGTTTTCATGA
- the def gene encoding peptide deformylase — protein sequence MAVRVIRLFGDPVLNSVAAPVTRFDDSLRALVADMLETMDDAGGVGLAANQVGLSSRVFVFDCQGLRGHIVNPEWVPAGQDMQVGAEGCLSVPGVSGTVTRHNSVMVTGRDMHGLPLVIRGTGLLARCIQHETDHLDGVMFMRRMEPEARKEAMAMVRGADWFQQK from the coding sequence ATGGCTGTACGTGTTATCCGCTTGTTCGGCGACCCTGTGCTGAACTCCGTGGCCGCGCCCGTGACGCGTTTCGACGACTCGCTGCGCGCGCTGGTCGCCGACATGCTCGAGACGATGGACGACGCCGGCGGCGTCGGCCTCGCCGCCAACCAGGTCGGTCTGTCCTCGAGAGTGTTCGTGTTCGACTGCCAGGGGCTGCGTGGCCACATCGTCAACCCCGAGTGGGTGCCCGCCGGGCAAGACATGCAGGTCGGCGCCGAGGGTTGCCTCTCGGTCCCCGGGGTCAGCGGAACAGTCACCCGCCACAACAGCGTGATGGTCACAGGCCGGGACATGCACGGCCTCCCGCTCGTCATCCGTGGCACCGGGCTTCTGGCGCGTTGCATCCAGCACGAAACCGACCATCTGGACGGGGTCATGTTCATGCGCCGAATGGAGCCCGAGGCCCGCAAGGAAGCCATGGCGATGGTCCGCGGCGCCGACTGGTTCCAGCAGAAGTAA